One window from the genome of Planctomycetota bacterium encodes:
- a CDS encoding gamma-glutamyl-gamma-aminobutyrate hydrolase family protein (Members of this family of hydrolases with an active site Cys residue belong to MEROPS family C26.) — MKPRIAVTADVGKKSEAYARAVQAAGGEPLVLQPPESGPPPANRLADADGLLLAGGRDLDPALWDEPKHPKTRLMDPRRQEADLALLEEADARGLPVLAVCLGIQELAVHRGGTLIQHVPDEPNADRHDGTTQRPVTHVVTIEADSLLARIVGPEPASTAGEAGGPLETNSRHHQAVREPGRGMRIVARSEDGLIEAIESEDRGRFVLGVQWHAEDLVHEPRHLALFKALCERAEDFAARRRSGRG; from the coding sequence GTGAAGCCGCGCATCGCCGTCACGGCCGACGTCGGCAAGAAATCGGAGGCGTACGCGCGGGCCGTCCAGGCCGCCGGCGGAGAACCGCTCGTCCTTCAGCCTCCGGAGTCGGGGCCGCCGCCGGCAAATCGCCTGGCGGACGCCGACGGGCTGCTTCTCGCGGGCGGGCGGGACCTCGACCCCGCCCTCTGGGACGAACCGAAACATCCGAAGACCCGCCTCATGGACCCGCGTCGGCAGGAGGCGGACCTCGCGCTCCTGGAGGAAGCGGATGCGCGCGGCCTGCCGGTCCTCGCCGTCTGCCTCGGCATCCAGGAGTTGGCAGTCCACCGCGGTGGCACACTCATTCAGCACGTCCCCGACGAGCCGAACGCGGACAGGCACGACGGGACAACGCAGCGCCCCGTCACGCACGTCGTGACGATTGAAGCGGACTCGCTGCTCGCGCGAATCGTCGGCCCCGAGCCCGCCTCGACGGCCGGCGAGGCCGGCGGGCCGCTCGAAACCAACAGCCGCCACCACCAGGCCGTCCGCGAGCCGGGCCGCGGAATGCGCATCGTCGCGCGGAGCGAGGACGGCCTCATCGAAGCCATCGAGAGCGAAGACCGGGGCCGCTTCGTCCTGGGCGTCCAGTGGCACGCCGAAGACCTGGTCCACGAGCCGCGCCATCTTGCTCTCTTCAAGGCCCTTTGCGAGCGCGCAGAGGATTTTGCCGCGAGGCGGCGCAGCGGGCGCGGGTAG
- a CDS encoding D-aminoacylase has translation MSETWTIRGAALLDADLGLRRADLRLSGGRIAEIAPVLEPAPRDLDATGLTVAPGFIDIHCHSEFAAFVYPLAESKVLAGVTTDVSGNCGASPFPLVGEFLHRREAEWRAHGLAIDWHSAAGYYARAASAPSSVNRALLAGHGALRAAVVGYAGRPATADERRRMRRLLDEALQAGAFGLSSGLIYPPGCYADTEELIALARPVAEAGGYYASHIRSEGDRLLEAIDEFLEVVRSSGVRGQVSHLKASGPRNWPKAGQAIDRLRRARDEGLDVSADRYPYLASMTDLDSLLLPKWAVEGGREEELARLADPATRRRIVEEIRKTHPEPDYFDRITIAAVHPERPQDAVGKTLRELADRAGGDSLQAAFDLLRDHQTQVNATYLSMSEENLRAILAEPYVAIGSDSSLRHLPPAFAEATAGRPDAAAERAGLPHPRAYGTAARFLGTYVRDLGLMDWREGIRRLTRLPADIVGLKDRGRLIEGAWADIVVFDRDRIADRATYKHPWAAPDGIRHVFVNGEQVVADGRHTGATPGRVLKREGT, from the coding sequence ATGTCCGAAACCTGGACGATCCGCGGCGCAGCGCTCCTCGATGCCGACCTCGGCCTTCGGCGGGCCGACCTCCGCCTCTCGGGCGGGCGCATCGCCGAAATCGCGCCCGTCCTCGAACCGGCTCCGCGCGACCTCGACGCGACGGGCCTCACGGTCGCCCCGGGATTCATCGACATCCACTGCCACAGCGAGTTTGCCGCCTTCGTGTACCCTCTGGCCGAAAGCAAGGTCCTCGCGGGCGTGACGACCGACGTCTCGGGCAACTGCGGGGCGAGCCCGTTTCCGCTCGTCGGAGAGTTTCTCCACCGCCGCGAGGCCGAGTGGCGGGCGCACGGCCTGGCGATCGACTGGCACTCCGCCGCCGGCTACTACGCCCGCGCCGCTTCGGCCCCCTCCAGCGTCAACCGCGCGCTTCTCGCCGGCCACGGGGCCCTGCGGGCCGCGGTGGTCGGCTACGCCGGCCGGCCGGCGACGGCCGACGAACGCCGACGTATGCGGCGACTCCTCGACGAAGCGCTCCAGGCCGGGGCGTTCGGCCTCTCGTCCGGCCTCATCTATCCGCCCGGCTGCTACGCCGACACCGAGGAACTCATCGCACTGGCCCGGCCCGTGGCCGAGGCGGGCGGCTACTACGCCAGCCACATTCGCAGCGAAGGCGACCGCCTGCTCGAGGCGATCGACGAATTTCTCGAGGTCGTCCGCTCCAGCGGCGTCCGAGGCCAGGTGAGCCACCTCAAGGCCTCCGGACCGAGGAACTGGCCCAAGGCCGGCCAGGCCATCGACCGCCTTCGCCGCGCACGCGACGAAGGCCTCGACGTTTCGGCCGACCGCTATCCTTACCTGGCGAGCATGACGGACCTGGACTCGCTTCTGCTTCCGAAGTGGGCCGTCGAGGGCGGCCGCGAAGAGGAACTTGCGCGCCTCGCCGACCCCGCGACGCGCCGCCGAATCGTCGAGGAGATCCGCAAGACCCATCCCGAGCCCGACTACTTCGACCGGATCACCATCGCGGCCGTCCATCCCGAGCGGCCCCAGGACGCCGTCGGCAAAACCTTGCGCGAACTCGCCGACCGCGCCGGAGGAGATTCGCTCCAGGCCGCCTTCGACCTCCTCCGAGACCACCAGACCCAGGTCAACGCGACCTACCTCTCGATGAGCGAGGAGAACCTGCGGGCGATCCTCGCCGAACCGTACGTGGCCATCGGGTCGGATTCGAGCCTGCGGCACCTGCCGCCCGCCTTCGCCGAGGCTACGGCGGGCAGGCCCGACGCCGCCGCCGAACGCGCGGGCCTGCCGCACCCGCGGGCCTATGGCACGGCGGCGCGGTTCCTCGGCACATACGTCCGCGACCTGGGGTTGATGGATTGGCGCGAGGGGATTCGCCGGCTCACGCGCCTGCCGGCCGACATCGTCGGCCTCAAAGACCGCGGGCGCCTGATCGAGGGCGCCTGGGCCGACATCGTCGTCTTCGACCGCGACCGCATCGCCGACCGTGCAACGTACAAGCATCCGTGGGCCGCCCCGGACGGCATCCGCCACGTCTTCGTCAACGGCGAGCAGGTCGTCGCCGACGGCCGGCACACCGGCGCGACGCCCGGACGGGTCCTCAAGCGGGAGGGCACGTGA
- a CDS encoding STAS domain-containing protein gives MNAGRPSLVSSRRERGAVEVLTVHADDVTEADLIGRLGVDLRRAIEAGAADAFVLDLSGVRFLTSAALGMLINIHAHLADRGCRLALAGAAGNVARVLKHARLEELLPVCPTVGEAIDILKPC, from the coding sequence TTGAACGCCGGCCGCCCGTCGCTCGTCTCGTCACGCCGCGAACGCGGCGCCGTCGAGGTCCTGACCGTCCACGCCGACGACGTGACCGAGGCCGACCTGATCGGCCGCCTCGGCGTCGACCTGCGCCGCGCCATCGAGGCCGGCGCCGCCGACGCCTTCGTCCTGGACCTGTCGGGCGTCCGATTCCTCACGAGCGCCGCCCTCGGAATGCTCATCAACATTCACGCGCACCTGGCGGATCGCGGCTGCCGGCTGGCGCTCGCCGGAGCGGCGGGCAACGTCGCAAGGGTCCTGAAGCACGCACGGCTGGAGGAACTCCTCCCCGTGTGCCCGACGGTTGGGGAGGCGATCGATATCCTCAAGCCTTGCTGA
- a CDS encoding STAS domain-containing protein, giving the protein MSTDALYATKRVNGILVVIFRQSQMLNAVIIEQVSAGLKELIDAADEEKFVVDFSQVNYLSSSALGMLISLQRRVMQKKGQIKLSGIKPEIMEVFRITKLDTVFDIYKDAAAAVEAFRSNQ; this is encoded by the coding sequence ATGTCAACCGACGCGCTGTACGCGACCAAAAGGGTGAACGGCATCCTGGTCGTCATCTTCCGCCAGAGCCAGATGCTCAACGCCGTCATCATCGAGCAGGTGAGTGCGGGCCTGAAAGAACTCATCGACGCGGCCGACGAGGAAAAGTTCGTCGTCGACTTCTCGCAGGTCAACTACCTCTCCTCGAGCGCGCTGGGGATGCTCATCAGCCTCCAGCGCCGCGTGATGCAGAAGAAAGGGCAGATCAAACTCTCCGGCATCAAGCCGGAGATCATGGAAGTCTTCCGCATCACAAAACTCGACACGGTGTTCGACATTTACAAGGACGCGGCCGCGGCCGTCGAGGCCTTCCGCAGCAACCAGTAG